CACAATCCTGTCAACAAAGAAAAGAGGTTGTCAAAATACCCAGTAGCTGtgatttttcactatttttgtCGATAATTTATTTACTGTTACACTAAACTTTCCCTGGAAAGTTAAATATTTCTGATTAGCTAGATTACCTGTCTTTAGTAATCTTTGTTACATAACACATTTGTTTTCATAcaaccttcagtgattggcttaggctgtgtcacgtggtatggacaagtgacccatagtgacctcaatttgcataaagagggcaatattcattttttatattcCTAGGGCACTACTACAGTAGCACAAGACTAGTCCTACCAGAGATTTTCTTTCACTCTTGAAAGAAAATGTGCCTGGGaatgtcatgtgacatgaaATGCTTATCGCCTgaccttattcgggcactagtagatgtcatattacccttTGTGCTGTGTATAGCAACTATTTCTCTTGGCTTTCAGCTTTGGTTAATAGTTGCTGCATAACAGCCCTTGAGGTAATAGATATCTACTAgcgccctcatagccaggcactAAGTGTAtaatggtactgtgtacactggcttgatgtccacgTGTACAGAATCGTCACTCGGTACAGAAAACCATAAATTGTAAAGCTGTGGGATAATGATAGGGGTTGATCACTAGGTGATCATACATACTTCAGTGAGTACAACAACATAGGTCTATActaagaacaaaaaaaataggACTGCTGGGGCTTtacaataatttataaatgtatatgcatatttcatatttccacTCATTTTTCTGTCACTGTTCTGACAGCTTCTATACAGCCACCCTACAGGCCCACTGTAATggaaaacatatacattatCTATTAATATATGTCTACCTTGTTGTGTAGTACATATCTACTTTCTGTGACATATCCACAGTTATATCAATTCTGAAAAATAGTAACTGAAGTCAAATTGAAATACCATGAAAATTGAAGTCGCATACATCAAAGGGTTGAGAAGCTTGGAAAGGAACAATACATATTATcctaaaaacaaaattattttttaagacTGCCACTTGGTGGCGACCTTCTCAACTGGAGTACCATAATTCAAATTTTGCACGCAAAATCAATGTAACCTGACTTTGCACCTCAAACAGGGTCCTGACCTACCCCAGACATATAGAACAGTCCACAAGGAAGTCCAGAAATCAAACACTTGTGCACAGTCTGTGACAGAGGGATTGCATCTTATTCTAGAGAGTGCCCTTAACTAGCTTACCCCTTTATTTTTACACAGGAATGCATGCATAGAAGACCACAATTCAGCCTTAgcaccaccactaccaacaGTAGATGTCCTTTCATAGCCAATAGCACTGATAAATCTAGCTGACTCTCTTGGTGTGTCTAGCAGTCTCCCTGCACGTAGTGGTCTCACATAACTACATACAGGCCGATTTGTACCATTCTCATCCTGCAAGAAAAttagggtttttttttattacaatctAGTGTAATTTGATTTTGTCTATATAAAATAATCAAGCACTTTTTGAAATCATTAGTTGTAGATATTTTCAATCCATTTCATTCTATACAAAgtgagagagggagagagggagggaggggagggggagggagagaaagagagaaccagagatagagagagacagagacagacagacagacagacagacagagagagagagacagagacagacagacagacagacagacagagagagagagagagagagagagagagagagagagagagagagagagagagagagagagagagagagagagagagagagagagagagagagagagagagagagagagagagagagagagagagagagagagagagagtgcacatgggagggaggggggagagagaaagagagcaTCATTCTCTTTCTACACATCATGATTCTATCACACCATTTGTGCTTACAATTCAGATTCATAAACCCTTTTGAGATTTAAAGTTCTGTGAAGAAAACTGCTTACAACTTACCTGTGCAAATATTTTAACAAGTCTGTTGTTATGTGAATTTCTTATTTGTAAGTATTCTCTCCACCACTGTTTAGCATACACCAGAAACAGTCTCTCTCTTTCTGCTGTTCTGTTTCTTTCAAGAGCAACCTGGGAAGAGCATATAAACAATTATCAATAATGATATTAGTTTTTATGCTGAAACAACTTTATAATTATTGCCATTTATATTGTGTCAaaaattatattgattttttgTAATTAAGAAATTAAAGTGGTTAGATTACAAAATATGAGAATATCTTGTATAAAGTATTTGATGAGGCACTCCTATTTCCTGCATATTGTTGGTGGATGATATGAACCTCGTCTCCTGGCAAGTATTCGAGATGTTCCTATCTGAAATAATGGCAagattgtatgtgtgtattgtgacatgaaataaaatgatctTCTCGCTAAAAAATAAGAGTGAAATTTGTGACATGTATGATGTGAAGCACTGGAAGTATGGAGACTAACTCACCTGTGCTGTGATAATGTCTTCTTTTAACATCTGTGTTGGTGTTGGTATCAATTCTAATCTTAGTTCTAGTACTCCAACAGGAACTTTAGACTCTGTGCCTGAAATTCAATCAAGATCTTGTCATTTTCAAGACTTAGTACAATGTGATACAaactcacaaacaaacaaacaaacaaacaaacaaacaaacacacacacacatacacacacacacacacacacacacacacacacacataattaaTACACCCCTTCCCTTAATGAACATATCATAAAtcaattcaatttatttacattttatattgttcaaataaaagTGTATGCATTGGCagattatgttatttatttgttgccattaCTGTCAAGTATACACTTTGTAACATAtcagtaaatgaatacaaaaaatagACTTGAATCTTGATTTTCACTAGTTTGCACCTCAGTGAGCTTTTTAAAGTTATCAACACTTGCTAACATGTTTGGGTGAATATGGGATTTTTTCACTTTCGTTATAATTTACTCATAAATATCACAGTGAACTATTTGAATGTAAAACTAAATGTGACTGGCAGTATGCAGGGCTCCTCTATTCAATGTTAACATGCTTACACCTTACCTACCATTGAAAAATGCATCCatagttgaaatttgaattgaattttttttttctggacaGTTCTGACTTGGTGCAGTAGACACTATTAAAGTACACTATTGACTTcattgaatagcgccctcagtggtcgAAACACTCTTCTTGCATCATTGCTTCCCAACATGAGTCTCATTGCACAAGAAGTGTTTCTGACCACTGAGGGTGCTATTCAAAGAAGTCAAACGTCAATTACCATGAAAATGCCAAGCAATGTTAATGAGGTATATATTCTACTATAAACTCATATAACCTGGATAAGACTGGAAAAATGAGGAATGAGTGCACTTACCAACACCCATGAGTTCTATGGGTATATTCATACGACCACTAGCTGATGCTAATACTGATCTCCATTCCAAGGAGTGTGATGATACTAGAGTTGTATCACCTGAGATGTCAGCTTTAATAAGAACCATGTGAACtggatcacatatagacaacatAGCAGTACTGTCAGCCATACTTGCTGCATCACCTACATCAAGACacacaaaaatcaaaatcagaatatattaaaaagttacattttgaaCACAGAAAACAACATAATAGTACTGTCAGCCATACTTGCTGTACACACAAATCAAAATCAGAATATATTGAAAagttacaaaaatgaaaatacattgtTGAACACAAACGATAAAATGGTAGCATTGTTGCCTTGACAGCCATACttgttacatcacctacattatgACACATGCAAGTCAAAATCAGAGaatattgagaaaaaaattgcaaaagtaAAAGCACATTTTTGAAATGGAGAAAACAAAGACATGGAcataatgaaacaaaaaaataatgaaattgtaaaataaaaataaaataattaatataatgtatttcaatgaaaaaaatcttCTGGTAAAACTTAACTTTTATAGATACACCAGGACCCAGAGACTTTTTGTAGTAATGAAATTATAACTCGGGTGATCCTAAATATATGGAAGTATGAAGCCAGGCTGAAATATATCTATTCTATAGTGTTCACCCCTATCTCATCATCATATTGATAAGCCCTTCTGTGTGAAACACATTTGGATCATTCAATAGATGTACAATAATAGGGGTGAGAATTTAAACATACCTGCGCTATCTTTGTGTAATTCTAATAGAAATCCTTCCTGTATGTCAGGTTCACAGGCACAAGCAGTAGGTCTGGATTTAAATCGTTGCCCTCTAAAATTGATGTGTAAAGTGAATGTAGCATTAGCCTGGCCTGGTAACGGTTCTGGTTCCTGCAGATGTTCTAGGAAGGCTTTACCACCCAGTATTTGGAGATACAGGTATCTTCTGGTTGGATCAATGTTTGCtgtacataaaaacaaaagttgtTAGTAAACCTGTCACTATACTGCTAGATTTTTAGACTTTTATTGATATATTAGGGTCTATATCATGGATTGCTAACTATGAAAGTCCTTCCAAATTTGATTAACTACAACAGAATACATTTgttcaaaatacaatttacatacaaacaGCAATCATATCATTCAATTTTACTATATCATATCAGATAATACAAGTACAATAGCAGCTAATACTAAGTGTGTACATATACACCCAGGACTGAGGTGTTTATAGCTTATAGTCTTACACTCAGATCAccagggttgtcggtggccaagtggctAAACCACCCGCCTCTTACCACTTCGGTCAGGGTTCAAATTTACCACgttgtaagtaagaagagtgtcattcagtttgactctaccgaacactcaggttttccctgggtactccgatttcctcctgcattaacactgaacccatgagggatgggccctcactggacttcttgtgagacaagtgtttatatacttaaagaactatcatCGACATCTATACTAGTATGTTTTGGAAACcgaaacaaataattaaataaataaataaatgaatgaatgaatgaatgaatgaatgaatgaaagaatactttttttaaaagtctaagtattttttgtttaataattaTCTAAAGCACTATATTCACTATTTCATTTTCCAGTATAACATGTACCTTTTTGTAATGGTATTTTTTTCACCCTGTCATCTTTATCTCTAAAATGAGCTGCTGGTCTTCCTCTTTCAGCTTTTTCAGGAACACTGTCAAACTGTAGTTGTCTCATCACATCATCAACAAGTCCACGCTGTCTAAGTGCTTCCATCAATTCTTGCTCTGACATAGGTTCTTTAGATCTGTGTAACTGTTCTTCATTTCTAATTGTCTCAAGGAGAACCTCTCTGACTCTGGATTGGATGTCCATCTACAGGGTATGTGTACAAAATGGTTGTTTATTCTTGGATGAATATTCAAGTTGTTCATTTTAGGATACAAATAGAACTCTTGTTGGAAATGATACAAATGCACTTTAATACATTAATATTAGTAAGTAGGATCtgttagactctctcacagtcctcggagcatcGCAATGCTAAAAGggttattttgtatgtaccgatatctactgcataattgtactatgggccctcatcgactacatagggcaAATGATTTGTTGACATGTAACTGCAATGCTTGGGGTGTCAAAATAACATGGAGTcgcagtaacatgtcaacaaatgattagccctaatATGTAGTTGAATGATGAGGACCCACAGCAgaaggatattctagtacaattatttggtagatattggtacatacaaaacagctaatagtGATGCTCCCGAGGACTGGTTAGAGAATTTAGTGTAATAATTGCATATACGGTTGGTATTGACACTGCAGCGTAAACTATCACTGCAAATGCTACttgatacatgtacctgtatgcATATGATCATATAAACAGTCCAATCCATATGGGTACAGGTATACAAAATCATATGAATGAGcatttgtatttttacaaaatttggcCCACGGTGGCAATGAGTTTGCGATATAACATGGGTTGATGTTCAGGACACCTGActtgtaaaataattttttatcactattttagtATTACAACTGCTGAGATAAAAAAAACTTCAGCGACTATGCTTGGAATGTTGATTTTTTCACAAGTTATAGAAAATATTAatatgacaatttattttcattttttgcttGTTTGCTAAATCAGGTAAAGGTTAAAAAAGAATACAggataattattatattatttgttcTAAGTTCTACACTTTTAGAATCAACCAGAAACTACATCAACAACATTGCTACTACGTAAACGGCGGCAGCAATACACCATTCAGGTGAAATCTATTGTGGTCGCTGGTAATTACTTCATCTTACAAACATAAAAAGCAAGCAGGTCCTGTAGTCAACAAATATTTGTTGATGTCATACTCGTTCAagaattaacaaaatatatctgAGTCTCAACACTGGACGTCACGATGATGCCTTCGTAGGCCAAATTGATGGGTTGAAAATAGTACTTAGTACTACAAGTACTTCCGGGATTATACATAGTTACGCGATATTACACGTTTAACAccataatttgacaaattttggaATACAAACTGCTAAAAATGGTACAAGTGATTCaaggatttaaaaaaacaaaatggatTTTCAACGATTTAGCTGATTGTCAATTATTTCACCACAGACGGTGTTGTCAAAACATGAACCTCGCGCATAGCGTGGTGGCTTGCAAGTTCGTACCTGTGTCAGTTGAGAGTGAATTATCTGTTTCAACTCCGAAATCTTCTCCGGCGGTAGTGTCATTTTGTCAGCAGGTTACTATAAACTACTTCTGTCTTCGTGTGAAAATAGAAGTCGTAAACTTCTTTAACGACTGAAAAATATCTGAAATGTTCTCCGCGGACAACTTTACGTTCATTCAAAAAATGGCGGAAAGTTTATTTACGAACTTGGAGGTGTGAAGTAACAAATGTTCAACTACTTCCGGGTTTACACTTCCGGTTTCCGAAAAAGTACAAGATGTGTTTTGATGCAGTGAGTTCTTTGCCCACTGTTACTTGCCTTCGCGTAtaactgtgtgtatatattgtaacttCATGTTTTAATTGTCACATGGCACAACTGTAAAGTTTGAGTAATAGTGAAGGC
This portion of the Glandiceps talaboti chromosome 7, keGlaTala1.1, whole genome shotgun sequence genome encodes:
- the LOC144437783 gene encoding centrosomal protein of 76 kDa-like; protein product: MTLPPEKISELKQIIHSQLTQMDIQSRVREVLLETIRNEEQLHRSKEPMSEQELMEALRQRGLVDDVMRQLQFDSVPEKAERGRPAAHFRDKDDRVKKIPLQKANIDPTRRYLYLQILGGKAFLEHLQEPEPLPGQANATFTLHINFRGQRFKSRPTACACEPDIQEGFLLELHKDSAGDAASMADSTAMLSICDPVHMVLIKADISGDTTLVSSHSLEWRSVLASASGRMNIPIELMGVGTESKVPVGVLELRLELIPTPTQMLKEDIITAQVALERNRTAERERLFLVYAKQWWREYLQIRNSHNNRLVKIFAQDENGTNRPVCSYVRPLRAGRLLDTPRESARFISAIGYERTSTVGSGGAKAELWSSMHAFLCKNKGDCEDHAVLLCSLLLGFGLNAYVCVGTKTKGTAHAWVMTLSTDGLVMFWESLTGQRYIHQPINPDDPPAIAQPQPQYPYRTIGCVFNHQCFYGNSQPSDAVELCRFDFYDESLWKAMSTDAIHSVCALGNQPSWPNVIPLIPSSLDSALVSNELELQLRALTTEHRRDMGLTCVWDDELCYLLSPALAAYELERTTGLTAGNEEFQQAIRRAVPDGHTFKGFPIQFLHRNARRAFATCLRSPVCEEIINCRGDHVRIAVRVRVFTYPESACAVWVMFACKYKSIL